The genomic window AGATTTGAGATCTGAGATCTGAGATCTGAGATCTGAGATCTGAGATTCTGCTGCCCTACTCCCCTACTCCCCTTCCGCCTGCAACCGGCTGGGCGGTTTGCCAGAACCGCGTGACCAATGCGGCGTACTGAGCCAGTTGCTCGGGGCGGTCGAGTATCAACACGCCCCAAGCCGATAAGGCCAAGCGGGCGTCTTGCTCGAGTCGGGGATCGACGGCGACGAAATGCAGATGGCGGCTTGCCGCCGAGGGAGCGAACAGGCCGCGCAGCTGCGGCAGAATCTGGTCGCACTGAGGGGCCGTTTCCAGCGACCACAAGGCTACCGTGGGACGAGGGGAGTTCAGGCGAGCGGCCAGACGAGCGGCATCGAGCGGGGTGATCGACAGGCCGTCGTCGGACGAGGGCAACATCTGCGGGGCAAACCGCCGGCTCAGTCGCAGCCACCGTGATTCCGGTTCGCAGACGAACCACTGGTAGTTCATTTGTCGGCGTCCTGTTCTTCCAGTTTGCGGAGTAGACGGCCACGGCTGATGTTCAACAGCCTGGCCGCTTCGGCACGATTGCCACCGGCTTGGTCGAGAGCTCGCGAGATCAGTTGTCGCTCCAGCTTGGACAACGCCGCATCCAGGTTCAGGTTCGGTCCCTGGCCACCGCCGGGGTCGGGGGCGGCATAGGTGCGAATCGCCAAGGGCAAATCGGTCGGCAGGATGGCGGGGCCGGTTGCCGTCCGCACGGCGTGGCGGATCGCGGCGTCGAGTTCCGACAGGTTTTGCGGCCAGGGGTAACTGACCAACACGTCCAGCGTCTGGCGACTAAATCGTTCGGCTTGCCCGCTGCTTTGGCTGCGGCGGCGTTGGAGGATTGCAGTAGCGATCACCGGAATGTCGACCGCTCGGTCGGCCAACGACGTAAACCGGATGCTGTACACGCCCAACCGGTCGGCCAGCTCGTCAATCAAGCAGCCATCGGCTCGCAAGCTTTCGCCATCGACGGTACTGATCGCCAGCAACCACAAGCGGGATTCAAAGCGTTCGCAGGTTTGTTGCAGCCGACCCTGTGCGTCGTGAGGCATCTGATCCAGATTGCGGAGCAGTACGGTGGCTTCGCTGGCCGGGACTTCCCCCAGGCGGTGAACCATCGGCGCCAGCGTGGCATCCAATAATTCCGCATCCATCAGTCCACCATCGACGGCGACCAACGGTATCTGGACCGACGGCGGATTGCGGGACGATCGCGGTTCGCGGGACGACTTGTCGCCGCGATGACGATGAATCGCGTGGGCCGCCGATTCTCGCCCGCTGCCCACCGGGCCCACCAGCATCAGGTGCTCGTGCGCCGAGCCCGCCAGTAACAACTGACGCCGCAGACGAGCGGCCACGGCGGATTCACCCATCGTGCCGGGCAACTGAGCCAGCGGCGGCCACTGAGTTTGCCAACGATCGAGCTGTTTGCGGATCGCCATCCCCACGGCTTGTTCGGCAGTTGTGGGCGGTGGCGGTGAATGTCCGGCCAAGGCCAGCACTTCCGTGCCGCGTTCGTCCAACGCGAGAAACAGCACGTCGGCATTCGCCGATGTTGCGGCGTCAGCAGTGGCGCCGTCGGCGTCGGGCAGATGGGGCGGGGCCACGCGGTGGTGGACCTGTCCGCGTTCGGCCAAACCCAGCGGGGCCGCTAGAGAGCGAGCCAGACGATCCAAATCGGAATCCGGCTCGGGGACCCTGCGAGTGTTGCGGCCCAGGAGAGAGTCGATATCGACTCCCAGCCAGCCTTGGCAGCTGGCCGACAAATAGCTCAGCTTGCCGTCCGCGTCGATCATCCAAGCCGGACGATCGGACGCATCGAGCACCCGCGCCAGCGGCCGAATGCTCGTTCCCCGTTTACGGTCAGGCATAGTGTTTCGTGCATCAAGCGGCGGCAGCCGTAGCGATTAAAAGACGTCCAGTTGGAAGTGGCTGCCCGAGTGGTAGCGGCGGCTGGACGGGTAGTAGTTGTGCCACTTCTTGTTGTACACCGGGATCCGCATTTCTGAAGGATAGCGATGGTACAGGCTGTCGCTGCTCTGGTAGTACTCTTGCCCGTAAAAGTTCTGTGGGTAGTAGACGTACGGGTAGTGGTAGAACCGGTCCCAGTCGCGGGAGCTGGCTTGCCCGCCCCAAGTACGTCCATAAGCACGCTGGTCGGCGTCGGCATCGGCGGCAAATCCTGCTGCCAAGCCGGCCACCAAAGCCAGCATAAGTAGCGATCGACGGAACATTGGCGGTTCCCCCCTGAATCGGCTGATAGTTTGAGTTGGTAGAACTGTACCCGGTCTATCGGCACAATGGGCAGAACCGGATCAATAAATACGACCGGTTTCCCAGTACGTGATGATTTACAACCTGACAGCGTGAGGGCGAGCCAGACGGCTAATCAGCCGCATCGTGATCGTTCACGCCTCCCGCCGGGGGCTTCATGCGTCGCGGCGATGCCGTTAGACTCCGCGGCCATGTTAAAACACTATCGAATTCAGTTTCCGCCGGCCGATTCCGAGCAATTCGGCCAAGACGAAGTTTACTTCACCCTGATTGAGGACGGAAAACGGCAGCGTCTGCGATTTCACGATTACGACGAAATCTACAAACGCCCCGGCCTCTACGAACAGCTCTTCTACGAACGCCTTCGCTGTAACTCGCCTGAAAAAGTTGCCGAACTGTTGCAGCGTGCGTTGGATACCGTCCGCGAACCGGTGTCCGAATTGCGAGTGCTCGACCTGGGCGCCGGCAACGGTATGGTGGGCGAGGTACTCAAACGCAACGGCGTCGCCCGAATGGTGGGCGCGGACATCATCCCCGAAGCTCGTGAGGCGGCCTACCGCGACCGCTCGACCGTCTACGACGACTACTACGTCGCCGACCTGACAAATCTGGACGACGACGAACAGGATCAACTTCGCGAATGGCGTTTCGACTGTCTGACCTGTGTGGCCGCACTCGGTTTTGGCGACATCCCGCCTCGGGCTTTCTTCAACGCCATGAAGCTGGTGCGAACCGATGGCTGGTTGGCGTTCAACATCAAACACTCCTTCCTCGATCACAACGAGACCGGCGGCTTTTCACGGCTGATCCGGGAATTGATCTTCTCCAAGTATTTGGACGTCTACCATCTGGAGTTGTATCGTCACCGGCTTTCGATGGAGGGCACGCAGCTGTTCTACTACGCCCTGGTAGGACGAATGACCGCGTCGATCCCCGAGGATTTCCTCGAGCAGCACGGTATCGAAGATTAACGGTTGGTTACCCAGCCCGCGCCCTCGTTTAACCCGTAGCCGCAGGAGCCTAGAAACGTTCGAAACGAACCATCACGTTTGCCAGGCTCCGCAGGCACAGGCGTCGTCCGCCGGAGCATTGCAATCGAAGCGATTCGGTAGGGTACTCTCAACAACGCCACCAACCACCCATGGCCGCCCGGCGCCTGCGGCTAGCTCGTTTAACCCGTAGCCGCAGGAGCCTCGAAAAGTTCGAAACGCACCATCACGTTTGCCAGGCTCCGCAGGCGCAGGCGTCGTCCGCCGGAGCATTGCAATCGAAGCGATTCGGTAGGGTACTCTCAACAACGCCACCAACCACCCATGGCCGCCCGGCGCCTGCGGCTAGCCCGTTTAACCCGTAGCCGCAGGAGCCTAGAAACGTTCGAAACGAACCATCACGTTTGCCAGGCTCCGCAGGCGCAGGCGTCGTCCGCCGGAGCATTGCAATCGAAGCGATTCGGTAGGGTACTCTCAACAACGCCACCAACCACCCATGGCCGCCCGGCGCCTGCGGCTAGCTCGTTTAACCCGTAGCCGCAGGAGCCTCGAAAAGTTCGAAACGCACCATCACGTTTGCCAGGCTCCGCAGGCGCAGGCGTCGTCCGTCGGAGCATTGCAATCGAAGCGATTCGGTAGGGTACTCTCAACAACGCCACCAACCACCCATGGCCGCCCGGCGCCGGCGGCTGCGGCTACGGGTTAAACGACTGCGCACGCGTCTCTCAACCATCCCGCCCCAGCGGCTCCGCAGGCGTTATCCGCCAGAACAACACTGCGGCGACCAGTCCCACAAACGCGCATAGCGCGAGCATGGCAAATAGCAGTTGATGCCCCAGCTCGCCCGGCCAACGATCCAGCAGCACGCCCATCAGTGGTCCCATGAAGACGTCGGGTGTGTAACCGACGACGGACACGATGCCCACTGCGCTACCGGTATCGCCAAACGGCACTCGTCCCGCTTCCATCATTGCGTAATACAAGCCACGCAGGGCAAACACCGCACCGCTGGTCGCGATCAAGGTGGCAAAGAAGAAGAGCGTCATTCCGGGGCGAAACACTCCGGCGGCCACCACGACGCTGCCGATCCCGAACACCAACAGACTCAGCGTCGTCATCCGAGCGACCCCAAAACGATCGCCCAAGATCCCCGCCGCAACCGCCGCAAAGGGCCGCACCCACATCGACAACGTGCCGACGCGGGCCGCTTGGACTTCGTCGAACCGCAGGACTTCGTGCGCATACAACGATACATCGTCCAGCCCCTTGTAACCGACGTAGGCACAGACCACCACGATGGTTTGCAGCCACACCGTGGGCATCCGCAGCACACGCAGGATGCCGCCGGGCCGATAGAGCTGCTGCGGTTCGTCGAGTGCCGGCGTCAACCGCGGCAGCGCGAACCACACCAGCACGGCGGCTGCCAAGGTAATGCCGGAAAATAGAAACACGACCTGCCGCAGGGCAGCGGTCTGTTGGTCCAGCGTCGCGGTTTGGACGTCGCTGGGCATAAACACCGCAAACAGGGCCACGGCCCCGCTGCCAATCGCGGCCGCCACCAGTCCCCGGCCTCCATCGAGTATCCCGAATGCTCGGCCCGGCAGCTGAGCCCCACCCCAGGCGCGGGTGGCGCGGATCAACGGCGCCCAAAACAATAAAATCGTGGTCACACCCCAAAAACCGTATAGCACCTTCAAAGCCGCCAGAGACGGGATCGTCGCCAAGGCCAGCCCGCCGATCGCAGTCGCCACCAGGGCGACCACCATCAGTTTGCGAGCGGCAAAACGATCCGCCAACGGCCCGCCCGGAAAGTACGCCCACATGGCCATTACGCCGTACACCGAAAAGGCAATCCCCAATTGCAGGTTGTTCAGCCCAAAAACTTCCAGCAGCGTAGGGCGAAAGATTCTCGGCAACACAAAGGGCAGAAAGAAGATGGCTTCGCCAGCAACAATCAGGGCCAGCATCGCGACCATGCGGCTCAGGGGCGATAATTCTCGATGGCTGTCGTGCATACGCAGGGCCGGAAGATGTCAACGATTTAGAGCGTTCACCATGGGGCTCCGAGCGGCCGCTGTCAATCCGCGGTCGCTCTGCCGTTCGCACCGTCGCCGAAGCTTGCCTGCGGCCCCCCAGGGTTGGCTAAACTAAAGGCCCGCACATTCGCCCCTCCAGCTACAGGCACGCCGACGATCCATGAACGCTCGCACCGCAACGCACTCCTACCGTTCGACGCCCGGCCTCCGACGCTGCTTTCTTCTGTTCAGCTTGACCGCAGCCATCGCCATCGTCGCTGCCGGCCCCGCGGCTGCTGAAGACGCTTCGCCCGCGTCGCCGTCCACGCTCGGCATGGCTCCGCCGGAAGCAGCCGTAGTGCTGTTTGACGGCACAAACTTTGATGCCTGGCAGCCGTTTTCGTGGCAGTGGATCAACCCACGAAACGACCAGCCGGCCGTGCAGTGGAAACTGGTGGATGGCGACGCGATGCAGATCGCCTTTGAATTCGAGGGCCGGCGCCAAAAGCAGTTCCTGTGCACCAAGCAGCGTTTTGGCGACTACCGATTGCACCTGGAATTCCAGTTGCCCGAAGACGGCAGTTCGGGCAATAGCGGTCTGTTTTTCGGTCCGCTGTATGAACTGCAGATTTTGAACAGCGGCCAGAAACAACAAGCCGGTTTAGGCGACTGCGGCGCGATCTACCAAATCCGTGCACCCGACGTGAACGCTGCCTTGGAGCCGGGGCGGTGGCAGACC from Roseimaritima ulvae includes these protein-coding regions:
- a CDS encoding helix-turn-helix domain-containing protein, with translation MPDRKRGTSIRPLARVLDASDRPAWMIDADGKLSYLSASCQGWLGVDIDSLLGRNTRRVPEPDSDLDRLARSLAAPLGLAERGQVHHRVAPPHLPDADGATADAATSANADVLFLALDERGTEVLALAGHSPPPPTTAEQAVGMAIRKQLDRWQTQWPPLAQLPGTMGESAVAARLRRQLLLAGSAHEHLMLVGPVGSGRESAAHAIHRHRGDKSSREPRSSRNPPSVQIPLVAVDGGLMDAELLDATLAPMVHRLGEVPASEATVLLRNLDQMPHDAQGRLQQTCERFESRLWLLAISTVDGESLRADGCLIDELADRLGVYSIRFTSLADRAVDIPVIATAILQRRRSQSSGQAERFSRQTLDVLVSYPWPQNLSELDAAIRHAVRTATGPAILPTDLPLAIRTYAAPDPGGGQGPNLNLDAALSKLERQLISRALDQAGGNRAEAARLLNISRGRLLRKLEEQDADK
- a CDS encoding class I SAM-dependent DNA methyltransferase, which encodes MPLDSAAMLKHYRIQFPPADSEQFGQDEVYFTLIEDGKRQRLRFHDYDEIYKRPGLYEQLFYERLRCNSPEKVAELLQRALDTVREPVSELRVLDLGAGNGMVGEVLKRNGVARMVGADIIPEAREAAYRDRSTVYDDYYVADLTNLDDDEQDQLREWRFDCLTCVAALGFGDIPPRAFFNAMKLVRTDGWLAFNIKHSFLDHNETGGFSRLIRELIFSKYLDVYHLELYRHRLSMEGTQLFYYALVGRMTASIPEDFLEQHGIED
- a CDS encoding 3-keto-disaccharide hydrolase — encoded protein: MNARTATHSYRSTPGLRRCFLLFSLTAAIAIVAAGPAAAEDASPASPSTLGMAPPEAAVVLFDGTNFDAWQPFSWQWINPRNDQPAVQWKLVDGDAMQIAFEFEGRRQKQFLCTKQRFGDYRLHLEFQLPEDGSSGNSGLFFGPLYELQILNSGQKQQAGLGDCGAIYQIRAPDVNAALEPGRWQTIDLEYQAAKIGANGFMTEKGAARVTVQLNGQLIHDDVRLSLRRNKYAAFPEESTSPIVLQEHGSPVKFRNIWLVEKAPQDAPAK
- a CDS encoding calmodulin-binding protein, translated to MLALVAGLAAGFAADADADQRAYGRTWGGQASSRDWDRFYHYPYVYYPQNFYGQEYYQSSDSLYHRYPSEMRIPVYNKKWHNYYPSSRRYHSGSHFQLDVF
- a CDS encoding MFS transporter; translation: MHDSHRELSPLSRMVAMLALIVAGEAIFFLPFVLPRIFRPTLLEVFGLNNLQLGIAFSVYGVMAMWAYFPGGPLADRFAARKLMVVALVATAIGGLALATIPSLAALKVLYGFWGVTTILLFWAPLIRATRAWGGAQLPGRAFGILDGGRGLVAAAIGSGAVALFAVFMPSDVQTATLDQQTAALRQVVFLFSGITLAAAVLVWFALPRLTPALDEPQQLYRPGGILRVLRMPTVWLQTIVVVCAYVGYKGLDDVSLYAHEVLRFDEVQAARVGTLSMWVRPFAAVAAGILGDRFGVARMTTLSLLVFGIGSVVVAAGVFRPGMTLFFFATLIATSGAVFALRGLYYAMMEAGRVPFGDTGSAVGIVSVVGYTPDVFMGPLMGVLLDRWPGELGHQLLFAMLALCAFVGLVAAVLFWRITPAEPLGRDG